Proteins from a genomic interval of Lysobacter arenosi:
- the truB gene encoding tRNA pseudouridine(55) synthase TruB, producing the protein MRKKPRTVFRALDGIVLLDKPQGLSSNQALQQVRHLFRAEKGGHTGSLDPLATGLLPICFGEATKIAGLLLGSSKAYETTAVLGLTTDSDDADGAPLLQRPVPELDDATIEAALAPLRGAIRQRAPIYSALKQGGEPLYAKARRGEAIEAPERDVVVHRFDLLGSEQGPDGTRLRLHVECGSGTYVRSLVRDLGEALGCGAHVASLRRLWVDPFSQPRMFTLDALREIAARGEAVLDGCLLPIEAGLSAFPRAAIDAEAALRFGHGQTIDCEAGEDGLVAVYSLAGRCLGLAQREGGKLSPRRLFRWAAAATREPEQPVAPSA; encoded by the coding sequence ATGAGAAAGAAGCCCCGTACCGTGTTCCGTGCGCTCGACGGCATCGTCCTGCTGGACAAGCCGCAGGGCCTGAGCTCGAACCAGGCGCTGCAGCAGGTGCGCCACCTGTTCCGCGCCGAGAAAGGCGGCCACACCGGCAGCCTCGATCCGCTGGCCACCGGCCTGCTGCCGATCTGCTTCGGCGAGGCGACCAAAATCGCCGGCCTGCTATTGGGGTCGAGCAAGGCCTACGAGACCACCGCGGTGCTCGGCCTGACCACCGACAGCGACGACGCCGACGGCGCGCCGCTGCTGCAGCGCCCCGTCCCCGAACTCGACGACGCCACCATCGAAGCTGCACTGGCACCGCTGCGCGGCGCCATCCGCCAGCGCGCACCGATCTACTCCGCGCTGAAGCAGGGCGGCGAGCCGTTGTATGCCAAGGCACGTCGTGGCGAAGCCATCGAGGCCCCGGAGCGCGATGTCGTCGTGCACCGCTTCGACCTCCTGGGTAGCGAGCAGGGACCCGATGGCACGCGCCTGCGCCTGCATGTCGAATGCGGCTCCGGCACCTATGTCCGCAGCCTGGTCCGCGACCTCGGCGAGGCGCTGGGCTGCGGTGCCCACGTCGCCAGCCTGCGCCGGCTCTGGGTCGATCCGTTCAGCCAGCCGCGCATGTTCACGCTGGATGCCTTGCGCGAGATCGCGGCCCGGGGCGAGGCCGTTCTCGACGGCTGCCTGCTGCCGATCGAGGCCGGCCTGAGCGCCTTCCCGCGCGCCGCGATCGACGCCGAGGCCGCGCTGCGTTTCGGTCACGGCCAGACCATCGACTGCGAGGCGGGCGAGGACGGCCTGGTCGCGGTCTACTCGCTCGCCGGGCGCTGCCTGGGCCTGGCACAGCGCGAGGGCGGCAAGCTGTCGCCGCGGCGCCTGTTCCGCTGGGCGGCGGCCGCGACCCGCGAGCCTGAACAGCCGGTAGCGCCTTCGGCCTGA
- a CDS encoding phosphoethanolamine transferase: protein MSSVVRSRPQFLGVLKQQFRQFLAVGPEISVETLALVAASFFTVFCNTAFFREVIALGALHGARGIGTGASLVVMIGALNMLLLCVLLNRWTAKPVLTVLLLVTAAAAHFMSQYTVYLDADMLRNILHTDGKESGELITLGMLPSLVVLGVLPSLLLWRVRLRRRPLGRALLVRVGVIVLAGVVASGAALVSFQDLSALMRNHREVRHLITPGNYIVSLVRVMRDDQAGRDRPRTPIGTNAKVIGRPAGARPRLLVLVVGETVRAQNWGLNGYARDTTPQLRHIAPINFSNMTSCGSATEVSVPCMFSPYGRAHYDKDKIEHSQSLLHVLEHAGISTLWRDNQTGCKGVCEGLAFESFEHATDPQSCTAEGCMDEVMLKGLSEAVANKTGDMVVVLHQLGNHGPSYYKRYPPSLRRFTPTCETPELGKCSRDEIVNAYDNAVLHTDDFLARTIRVLAEQSGRDTAMIYLSDHGESLGENGLYLHGVPYAIAPDTQTRVPMVMWLSPGMASSRGIDQACMKRESAEPVSQDNLFHSVLGLMQVKTPEYDPALDLFRGCTASG from the coding sequence ATGAGTTCGGTAGTCCGCAGTCGTCCGCAGTTCCTCGGCGTCCTGAAGCAGCAGTTCCGGCAGTTCCTCGCCGTCGGTCCCGAGATCTCGGTGGAGACGCTGGCGCTGGTCGCAGCGTCGTTCTTCACCGTGTTCTGCAACACCGCGTTCTTCCGCGAGGTGATCGCATTGGGCGCGCTGCACGGCGCACGCGGCATCGGCACCGGCGCCAGCCTGGTGGTGATGATCGGCGCGCTGAACATGCTGCTGCTGTGCGTGCTGCTCAATCGCTGGACCGCCAAGCCGGTGCTGACCGTGCTGCTGCTGGTGACGGCGGCCGCAGCGCACTTCATGAGCCAGTACACGGTCTATCTCGATGCCGACATGCTGCGCAACATCCTGCACACCGACGGCAAGGAGTCTGGCGAGCTGATCACGCTGGGCATGCTGCCGAGCCTGGTGGTGCTGGGCGTGCTGCCGTCGCTGCTGCTGTGGCGCGTGCGCCTGCGGCGGCGACCGCTGGGTCGCGCCTTGCTGGTGCGCGTGGGTGTCATCGTGCTGGCGGGTGTGGTCGCCTCGGGTGCGGCGCTGGTGTCGTTCCAGGACCTGTCGGCGCTGATGCGCAACCACCGCGAGGTCCGCCACCTGATCACGCCGGGCAACTACATCGTCTCGCTGGTGCGGGTGATGCGCGATGACCAGGCCGGTCGCGATCGACCGCGCACGCCCATCGGCACGAACGCGAAGGTGATCGGTCGCCCGGCCGGCGCGAGGCCGCGGCTGCTGGTGCTGGTCGTGGGCGAAACCGTGCGCGCGCAGAACTGGGGTCTCAACGGCTATGCGCGCGACACCACGCCGCAGCTGCGCCACATCGCACCGATCAACTTCAGCAACATGACGTCCTGCGGATCGGCGACCGAAGTCTCGGTGCCGTGCATGTTCTCGCCATACGGGCGGGCGCACTACGACAAGGACAAGATCGAGCACTCCCAGAGCCTGCTGCACGTGCTCGAGCATGCCGGCATCAGCACGCTGTGGCGCGACAACCAGACCGGCTGCAAGGGCGTCTGCGAGGGCCTGGCGTTCGAGTCGTTCGAGCATGCCACCGACCCGCAGAGCTGCACCGCCGAGGGCTGCATGGACGAGGTGATGCTCAAGGGCCTCAGTGAGGCGGTGGCCAACAAGACCGGCGACATGGTCGTGGTGCTGCACCAGCTGGGCAATCACGGTCCGAGCTACTACAAGCGTTACCCGCCGTCGCTGCGCCGGTTCACGCCGACCTGCGAGACCCCCGAGCTGGGCAAGTGCAGCCGCGACGAGATCGTCAACGCCTACGACAACGCGGTGCTCCACACCGACGACTTCCTGGCGCGGACGATCCGCGTGCTGGCCGAGCAGAGCGGTCGCGACACCGCGATGATCTACCTGTCCGACCACGGCGAGTCGCTCGGCGAGAACGGCTTGTACCTGCACGGTGTCCCCTATGCGATCGCGCCGGACACGCAGACCCGCGTGCCGATGGTGATGTGGCTGTCACCGGGCATGGCGTCGTCGCGCGGTATCGACCAGGCCTGCATGAAGCGCGAGAGTGCCGAGCCAGTGAGTCAGGACAACCTGTTCCATTCGGTGCTCGGACTGATGCAGGTGAAGACGCCCGAGTACGACCCGGCGCTCGACCTGTTCCGCGGCTGCACCGCCAGCGGCTGA
- a CDS encoding sensor histidine kinase, whose protein sequence is MSTPRSGLRRRILLGLIGYVVVLTVAVILHGFLVNEHAEQLVWQSLLNAELDHIGELSQKDPDYHWVDTSNIALFDGRNPADIPSALRSLEPGVHDDVMLDGVERVVLVREQDGRRMMLALDITDLEQREFDMSLTVIGSAVTMIVLLGIAIAWSVNRLVRPLSNVAQDIARLQPDQPGQRIVVPESASAELVVIADALNDYLQRNDRFVERERTFIDSASHELRTPIAVIAGATEIALQQADVPAGTRGQLNRIQRTARDVEQLISLLLVLAKDPARLARVSDHVELDQLLPEIVDDHRHLTQDKDLALTVSALQPSQILAPLPIVQAAIGNLLRNAIEHSDRGEISIRLEAPATVVIDDPGHGMTPEEISEIYARLARGGGERQGGGIGLDLISRLCEHLGWKLDIASDTGHGTTTTLRFVA, encoded by the coding sequence ATGAGCACACCACGTTCGGGCCTGCGCCGGCGCATCCTGCTGGGATTGATCGGCTACGTGGTCGTGTTGACCGTCGCGGTGATCCTGCATGGATTCCTGGTCAACGAGCACGCCGAGCAGCTGGTCTGGCAGAGCCTGCTTAACGCCGAGCTCGACCACATCGGCGAACTCAGCCAGAAGGACCCCGACTACCACTGGGTCGACACCTCCAACATCGCCCTGTTCGATGGCCGCAATCCCGCCGACATCCCATCGGCGCTGCGCTCGCTCGAACCGGGCGTGCATGACGACGTGATGCTGGACGGTGTCGAGCGGGTGGTGCTGGTGCGCGAACAGGACGGCCGGCGAATGATGCTGGCACTCGACATCACCGACCTGGAGCAGCGCGAGTTCGACATGAGCCTGACGGTGATCGGCTCGGCGGTGACCATGATCGTGCTGCTCGGCATCGCCATCGCATGGAGCGTCAACCGCCTGGTCCGCCCGCTGAGCAACGTCGCCCAGGACATCGCCCGCCTGCAACCGGACCAGCCAGGCCAGCGCATCGTCGTGCCCGAGTCGGCCAGCGCCGAACTGGTGGTGATTGCCGACGCACTCAACGACTACCTGCAGCGCAACGACCGCTTCGTCGAGCGCGAGCGCACTTTCATCGACAGCGCCAGCCATGAGCTGCGCACGCCGATTGCGGTGATCGCCGGCGCCACCGAAATCGCGTTGCAACAGGCCGACGTTCCCGCCGGTACGCGCGGCCAGCTCAACCGCATCCAGCGCACGGCCCGCGACGTCGAACAACTGATCTCGCTGCTGCTGGTGCTGGCCAAGGACCCGGCGCGACTGGCCCGCGTCAGCGACCACGTCGAGCTCGACCAGTTGCTGCCCGAGATCGTCGACGACCACCGTCACCTGACCCAGGACAAGGACCTTGCCCTGACGGTGTCGGCGCTGCAGCCCAGCCAGATCCTGGCGCCGTTGCCGATCGTGCAGGCGGCCATAGGCAACCTGCTGCGCAACGCGATCGAACACAGCGATCGCGGCGAGATCTCCATCCGCCTCGAAGCACCGGCGACCGTCGTCATCGACGACCCGGGCCACGGCATGACGCCCGAGGAGATCAGCGAGATCTACGCCAGGCTCGCTCGCGGCGGCGGCGAGCGCCAGGGCGGCGGCATCGGCCTGGACCTGATCTCGCGCCTGTGCGAGCACCTGGGCTGGAAGCTCGACATTGCCTCCGACACCGGGCATGGGACGACGACAACGCTGCGCTTCGTGGCCTGA
- a CDS encoding phosphatase PAP2 family protein codes for MRPSEYRRNGPTILRERVDRASLSSAQPGLASARAARTLNQHKQMCPLSRQLLPLSDKPLPIIAAVPSPERVLSTDPSLMNNAPSMKSSAASGSPRWLMLRLAPGQGGPGPRFFLIHAWLPLIAFAAMVLWTMVFGGDQWLADRMYAWQGSHWQLRHDFVTEQLIHRLGRDISTMAWLTVLAAWIVARARPGWGSLRRPLAYLLVSVAVSTALVAWVKSWSNMDCPWDLVRYGGAREYVGLFAMRPLGLSRGACFPAGHASGGYAWLALYFFLWSVRPRLRWLGLAVGGGMGLVFGFSQQLRGAHFLSHDLWTLAICWATALGLFLWFRRRLVVTESAAVPARISAEAAR; via the coding sequence TTGCGCCCGTCGGAATATCGTCGGAACGGCCCGACGATACTCCGTGAGCGCGTCGACAGGGCGTCTTTGTCGTCGGCGCAGCCCGGCCTGGCATCTGCTCGCGCCGCGCGGACGCTGAACCAACACAAACAAATGTGCCCCTTGTCGCGGCAACTCCTACCGCTTTCCGACAAGCCGCTGCCGATCATCGCCGCCGTTCCCTCCCCGGAACGCGTCCTGTCGACCGATCCCAGCCTGATGAACAACGCACCTTCCATGAAGTCCAGCGCCGCCAGCGGCTCGCCCCGGTGGCTGATGCTGCGCCTTGCTCCCGGACAGGGCGGACCCGGTCCGCGCTTCTTTCTGATTCACGCGTGGCTGCCACTGATCGCGTTCGCGGCGATGGTGCTGTGGACGATGGTGTTCGGTGGCGACCAGTGGCTGGCCGACCGCATGTATGCCTGGCAGGGCAGTCACTGGCAGCTGCGCCACGACTTCGTCACCGAACAGCTCATCCACCGCCTGGGGCGCGACATCAGCACCATGGCGTGGCTGACGGTGCTGGCGGCGTGGATCGTAGCGCGCGCGCGTCCGGGCTGGGGCTCGCTGCGGCGGCCGTTGGCATACCTGCTTGTATCCGTCGCGGTGTCGACGGCACTGGTTGCCTGGGTCAAGTCCTGGTCGAACATGGACTGCCCGTGGGACCTGGTGCGCTACGGCGGCGCACGCGAGTACGTCGGACTGTTCGCGATGCGTCCTCTGGGCCTGTCGCGCGGTGCCTGCTTCCCGGCGGGCCACGCCAGCGGCGGCTATGCCTGGCTGGCGCTGTACTTCTTCCTGTGGTCGGTGCGCCCGCGTTTGCGTTGGCTGGGTCTGGCTGTTGGCGGCGGGATGGGGTTGGTGTTCGGGTTCTCGCAGCAACTTCGCGGCGCCCACTTCCTCTCCCATGACCTGTGGACCCTGGCGATCTGCTGGGCAACGGCGCTCGGCCTGTTCCTGTGGTTCCGGCGTCGCCTGGTCGTCACCGAATCCGCGGCCGTGCCTGCCCGTATTTCGGCGGAGGCTGCGCGATGA
- the rbfA gene encoding 30S ribosome-binding factor RbfA, giving the protein MPTKSFHRTDRVSAQLRRELGTIVHQAVREHGLPSVSVSDVEITRDLAHAKVFVTALQQERSREAVKALKELAPQLRFQLGRAVKMRHVPELHFHYDDSVDRGERIDNLLRDEAGPAPADDDSES; this is encoded by the coding sequence ACCGATCGCGTTTCCGCCCAGCTCCGCAGGGAGCTGGGCACGATCGTGCACCAGGCCGTGCGCGAGCACGGCCTGCCGTCGGTCAGCGTGTCCGATGTCGAAATCACCCGTGACCTGGCCCATGCCAAGGTCTTCGTCACCGCGTTGCAGCAGGAGCGTTCCCGCGAGGCCGTCAAGGCGCTCAAGGAACTCGCCCCGCAACTGCGATTCCAGCTGGGCCGCGCGGTGAAGATGCGGCACGTGCCCGAGCTGCACTTCCACTACGACGACTCGGTCGATCGTGGTGAGCGCATCGACAACCTGCTGCGTGACGAAGCCGGCCCGGCGCCGGCTGACGACGACAGCGAAAGCTGA
- a CDS encoding response regulator transcription factor, which translates to MRVLVVEDNRNLVANLFDYFEARGYTLDAAPDGPTGLHLAITQDFDAVVLDWGLPRMDGREVLSRLRDAGRDMPVLMLTARDELPDKIAGFRAGADDYLTKPFDLPELEVRLEALVARATGRGRSRVLKVADLRLDLTTLDVTRAGKTLHLYPACRKLLEVLMQASPAAVTRDRLEHALWGDEPPDGDMLRSHIYELRRSVDGPFDVKLIQTLPRVGYRIVDKGVASHDGHDASQESDEQR; encoded by the coding sequence ATGCGCGTGCTGGTGGTGGAAGACAATCGCAATCTGGTCGCCAATCTCTTCGACTACTTCGAAGCACGCGGCTACACGCTCGACGCAGCACCTGACGGCCCGACCGGGCTGCACCTGGCCATCACCCAGGACTTCGACGCAGTCGTGCTGGACTGGGGGCTGCCGCGCATGGACGGTCGCGAAGTGCTGAGCCGGCTGCGCGATGCCGGTCGCGACATGCCGGTGCTGATGTTGACCGCACGCGACGAACTGCCCGACAAGATCGCCGGATTCCGCGCCGGTGCGGACGACTACCTGACCAAGCCGTTCGACCTGCCCGAACTCGAAGTCCGCCTCGAAGCGCTCGTGGCGCGGGCGACGGGTCGCGGACGCAGTCGTGTGCTGAAGGTCGCCGACCTGCGCCTGGACCTCACCACCCTCGACGTGACCCGCGCCGGCAAGACGCTGCACCTGTACCCGGCGTGTCGCAAGCTGCTGGAAGTGCTGATGCAGGCCAGCCCTGCCGCGGTCACGCGCGATCGCCTCGAGCACGCGCTGTGGGGTGACGAGCCGCCCGATGGCGACATGCTGCGCTCGCATATCTACGAACTGCGTCGCAGCGTCGACGGTCCGTTCGACGTGAAGCTGATCCAGACGCTGCCGCGCGTGGGCTATCGCATCGTCGACAAGGGTGTGGCCAGCCATGATGGCCACGACGCGTCGCAAGAATCGGACGAGCAGCGATGA
- the pnp gene encoding polyribonucleotide nucleotidyltransferase, whose product MAKITKTFQYGNHQVTLETGEIARQAGGAVLVKMDDTVLLVTAVAAKSAREGQDFFPLTVDYQEKFYAGGRIPGGFFKREGRATEKETLISRLIDRPIRPLFPEDFRNEVQIIATVMSMNPEIDGDIPALIGASAAMALTGAPFDGPIGAAKVGYKNGQYLLNPTVSELADSELELVVAGTSNAVLMVESEAKVLSEDVMLGAVMFGHREMQKVINIINELVVEAGTKSWDWKAPAKNDALIGALKEAVGSQLEQAFQVRDKLQRRDAISAIKKDVLQSLAGRAEADGWSTGELSKEFGELEYQTMRNSVLSTKVRIDGRALDTVRPIASKVSVLPRTHGSSLFTRGETQAIVVATLGTARDGQIIDAVSGEYKEHFLFHYNFPPFSVGEAGRMMGPKRREIGHGRLAKRGVLAVMPTMEEFPYTIRVVSEITESNGSSSMASVCGSSLALMDAGVPIKAPVAGIAMGLVKEGDNFVVLSDILGDEDHLGDMDFKVAGTSEGISALQMDIKIQGITEEIMKAALAQAKAGRLHILGEMANAITTPRGELSEFAPRLLTMKIHPDKIREVIGKGGSTIQAITKETGTQIDIQDDGTIVIASVNAAAAQAAKARIEQITSDVEPGRIYEGKVAKIMDFGAFVTILPGKDGLVHVSQISSERVEKVSDKLKEGDVVKVKVLEVDKQGRIRLSIKAVEEGEGVPAE is encoded by the coding sequence GTGGCAAAAATCACCAAGACCTTTCAGTACGGCAACCATCAGGTAACGCTGGAAACCGGCGAGATCGCCCGCCAGGCCGGCGGCGCAGTCCTCGTCAAGATGGACGACACCGTACTGCTGGTCACCGCCGTGGCTGCCAAGAGCGCGCGCGAAGGCCAGGACTTCTTCCCGCTGACCGTGGACTACCAGGAGAAGTTCTACGCTGGTGGCCGCATCCCGGGTGGCTTCTTCAAGCGTGAGGGCCGTGCGACCGAGAAGGAGACGCTGATCTCCCGCCTCATCGACCGCCCGATCCGTCCGCTGTTCCCGGAAGACTTCCGCAACGAAGTCCAGATCATCGCCACCGTGATGTCGATGAACCCGGAAATCGACGGTGACATCCCGGCGCTGATCGGCGCTTCGGCTGCCATGGCCCTGACCGGTGCGCCGTTCGACGGCCCGATCGGCGCTGCCAAGGTCGGTTACAAGAACGGCCAGTACCTGCTGAACCCGACCGTGTCCGAGCTGGCTGACTCCGAGCTGGAGCTCGTCGTCGCCGGTACCTCGAACGCGGTGCTGATGGTCGAGTCCGAAGCCAAGGTGCTGTCGGAAGACGTGATGCTGGGCGCGGTGATGTTCGGTCATCGCGAGATGCAGAAGGTCATCAACATCATCAACGAACTGGTCGTCGAAGCCGGCACCAAGTCGTGGGACTGGAAGGCTCCGGCCAAGAACGACGCCCTGATCGGCGCGCTCAAGGAAGCCGTTGGCAGCCAGCTCGAGCAGGCCTTCCAGGTCCGCGACAAGCTGCAGCGCCGCGACGCCATCAGCGCGATCAAGAAGGACGTGCTGCAGTCGCTGGCCGGCCGCGCCGAAGCCGATGGCTGGAGCACCGGTGAGCTGTCGAAGGAATTCGGCGAGCTCGAGTACCAGACCATGCGCAACTCGGTGCTCAGCACCAAGGTCCGCATCGACGGTCGCGCCCTCGACACCGTCCGCCCGATCGCCTCGAAGGTGAGCGTGCTGCCGCGTACCCACGGCTCCTCGCTGTTCACCCGCGGTGAAACGCAGGCGATCGTGGTTGCCACCCTGGGCACCGCGCGCGACGGCCAGATCATCGACGCCGTCTCGGGCGAGTACAAGGAACACTTCCTGTTCCATTACAACTTCCCCCCGTTCTCGGTCGGTGAAGCTGGCCGCATGATGGGTCCGAAGCGTCGCGAAATCGGCCACGGCCGCCTCGCCAAGCGCGGCGTGCTCGCCGTCATGCCGACGATGGAAGAGTTCCCGTACACCATCCGCGTCGTCTCGGAAATCACCGAGTCGAACGGCTCCTCGTCGATGGCATCGGTCTGCGGTTCGTCGCTGGCGCTGATGGACGCGGGCGTGCCGATCAAGGCACCGGTCGCCGGCATCGCGATGGGCCTGGTGAAGGAAGGCGACAACTTCGTCGTCCTGTCCGACATCCTCGGTGACGAAGATCACCTGGGCGACATGGACTTCAAGGTGGCCGGTACCTCGGAAGGTATCTCGGCGCTGCAGATGGACATCAAGATCCAGGGCATCACCGAAGAAATCATGAAGGCCGCTCTGGCCCAGGCCAAGGCCGGCCGCCTGCACATCCTCGGCGAGATGGCCAACGCCATCACCACGCCGCGCGGTGAGCTGAGCGAGTTCGCTCCGCGCCTGCTGACGATGAAGATCCATCCGGACAAGATCCGCGAAGTGATCGGCAAGGGTGGTTCGACCATCCAGGCCATCACCAAGGAAACCGGTACGCAGATCGACATCCAGGACGACGGCACGATCGTCATCGCTTCGGTCAATGCCGCCGCCGCCCAGGCTGCGAAGGCACGCATCGAGCAGATCACCTCCGACGTCGAGCCGGGCCGCATCTACGAGGGCAAGGTCGCCAAGATCATGGACTTCGGTGCATTCGTCACGATCCTGCCGGGCAAGGACGGTCTCGTCCACGTCTCGCAGATCTCCAGCGAGCGCGTCGAGAAGGTCTCCGACAAGCTCAAGGAAGGCGATGTCGTGAAGGTCAAGGTGCTGGAAGTCGACAAGCAGGGCCGTATCCGCCTGTCGATCAAGGCCGTCGAGGAAGGCGAGGGCGTGCCGGCTGAGTAA
- the rpsO gene encoding 30S ribosomal protein S15, producing MSIDTSKVIEDNKRGANDTGSPEVQVALLTARIEQLTGHFKVHKQDHHSRRGLLQMVNRRRSLLDYLKRKDNERYKALIEKLGLRR from the coding sequence ATGTCCATCGACACCAGCAAAGTTATTGAAGACAACAAGCGCGGCGCCAACGACACCGGTTCGCCGGAAGTCCAGGTCGCCCTGCTGACCGCACGCATCGAGCAGCTCACCGGCCACTTCAAGGTCCACAAGCAGGACCACCACAGCCGCCGCGGTCTGCTCCAGATGGTCAACCGCCGCCGCAGCCTGCTCGACTACCTCAAGCGCAAGGACAACGAGCGCTACAAGGCACTGATCGAGAAACTCGGCCTGCGTCGCTAA